Proteins encoded in a region of the Oscillospiraceae bacterium MB24-C1 genome:
- the gap gene encoding type I glyceraldehyde-3-phosphate dehydrogenase — MAIKIGINGFGRIGRLVFRAAVEQPEKYEVVGINDPFVDPDYMAYMVKYDSIHGRFGGSVTAKDGKLVVNGKAITVFECKDPAEIAWRDCGAEYIVESTGVFTTVDKAKAHLVGGAKKVVISAPSKDAPMFVMGVNNKTYTKDMTIVSNASCTTNCLAPLAKVINDEFGIVEGLMTTVHSTTATQKTVDGPSKKDWRGGRAATANIIPASTGAAKAVGKVIPELNGKLTGMSFRVPTLDVSVVDLTARLAKPVTMEAICTAIKKAAEGDMKGILCYTDEEVVSSDFITDPHTSIFDAKASILLNEQFVKLISWYDNEWGYSNKVLMLIGHMASVDAQ; from the coding sequence GTGGCAATTAAAATTGGCATTAATGGTTTTGGCCGAATCGGTCGACTGGTTTTCCGTGCGGCTGTCGAGCAGCCTGAAAAATATGAAGTTGTTGGAATCAACGATCCGTTTGTTGACCCGGACTATATGGCGTACATGGTTAAATATGACTCGATACATGGTCGTTTTGGTGGCAGCGTAACGGCTAAGGACGGCAAGCTTGTCGTTAATGGAAAAGCTATTACGGTGTTCGAGTGTAAAGACCCCGCTGAAATTGCATGGCGTGACTGCGGCGCGGAATATATCGTGGAGTCCACCGGCGTATTCACCACTGTAGACAAGGCCAAGGCGCACCTTGTAGGCGGCGCCAAGAAGGTCGTTATTTCTGCCCCCTCTAAGGACGCCCCCATGTTTGTTATGGGCGTCAATAACAAAACTTATACCAAGGATATGACCATCGTTTCCAATGCTTCCTGCACCACCAACTGCTTAGCGCCGCTGGCTAAGGTTATCAACGACGAGTTTGGTATTGTTGAGGGGTTGATGACGACAGTGCATTCGACCACTGCAACCCAGAAGACTGTGGATGGTCCTTCTAAGAAGGACTGGCGCGGCGGCAGAGCAGCTACAGCAAATATCATTCCTGCGTCGACCGGTGCTGCAAAGGCCGTCGGCAAGGTTATTCCTGAATTAAACGGCAAGCTGACCGGCATGTCGTTCCGCGTTCCCACGCTTGATGTTTCAGTGGTGGACCTCACCGCTCGGCTCGCAAAACCTGTGACGATGGAAGCGATCTGCACGGCGATCAAGAAGGCTGCCGAAGGCGATATGAAGGGTATTTTATGCTATACCGATGAAGAGGTGGTATCTTCCGACTTTATCACCGATCCGCACACCTCAATTTTTGATGCAAAGGCTAGCATTTTGCTCAACGAACAGTTTGTTAAGCTCATCAGTTGGTACGACAACGAGTGGGGTTATTCCAACAAAGTGCTCATGTTGATCGGGCATATGGCGTCGGTCGACGCGCAGTAA